A genomic segment from Candidatus Poribacteria bacterium encodes:
- a CDS encoding helicase-related protein translates to MNKTDLPITELKATFHNAIATGPVVIVAPTGSGKSTQIPAWCAARSDAPVLVVEPRRVACRSLARWIAQQHGEPLGRSIGYTVRFEDVSSDALTRIRFVTPGVALRYAAGPELDQYGTIILDEFHERGVEADLFLSICRKKRRDARLIIMSATIAAQQLARFIGGQVLRAEGRVYPVEVRYLGKAVVPTSHNLVERVEKGIKRALKETDGNILVFLPGKGEINACHDALRKIRHIDLIPLHGDLPPDAQDKAFDNMQSQRRVILATNVAETSITLPGITAVVDTGLVRQRIHQNRRIVLALCPISQASAEQRRGRAGRLEPGTCYRLWEEHGQLEQETLPEIRREDLTQFVLTVAATGYRPQDLTFLDAPPDFAVERAQTALKSWGVLSDAGTLTTEGAKICALPVNPLHARLLVKAPSSLRRDLIDLIATLERPAPLWQRIDRVPPEQQDTIREARQKELFRDSCDATTAIRTLRHGDNKRHHLHKTALAECRRIATQLRDFFELPPIMKDKTPAQPDRAALIAYLLREWDACAYVRRRKGKGWGNGQEEVLLDSDSLLSEERHAALILETLGIAKGARVQLMGRTAMPCSFDDLVNAGIGTTQLTAPRLEGEDIVAEVVTEYVGREIGRSRQPLRGTLLRDALASLILSGSLLSEVGEQLTRAIDAWRLHCALNPDIETPETADLTPHTWLSSQLNVLGVEVAEDWQLLSPEDLVFTEIDPNTITEIEAQYPKEFSVNGAKFDVEYDPAQKLVTLRWQRGIRQPTLSTVLLPRWNNWKVQVDIRGQLRTVRPVS, encoded by the coding sequence ATGAACAAAACCGACCTCCCGATTACAGAGTTAAAGGCGACATTCCACAATGCGATTGCGACGGGTCCAGTGGTGATTGTGGCACCGACTGGCAGCGGAAAATCAACACAAATTCCAGCTTGGTGTGCCGCGCGATCAGACGCACCTGTACTCGTCGTGGAACCGCGTCGCGTCGCATGCCGATCACTCGCACGATGGATAGCACAACAGCATGGTGAACCGTTGGGGCGTTCAATCGGTTATACTGTTCGCTTTGAAGATGTCAGTTCTGATGCCTTAACGCGTATCCGTTTCGTCACGCCCGGTGTCGCTTTGCGATATGCAGCGGGACCAGAACTGGATCAATATGGCACAATTATCTTGGACGAATTCCACGAACGCGGTGTGGAGGCAGACCTCTTTCTCTCTATCTGCCGAAAGAAACGGCGCGATGCGAGACTTATCATCATGTCTGCCACGATAGCAGCACAACAACTCGCTCGATTCATTGGTGGACAGGTACTACGCGCGGAAGGGCGCGTCTATCCTGTTGAAGTCCGATACCTTGGCAAGGCAGTGGTACCTACATCTCATAATTTAGTAGAACGCGTCGAAAAAGGAATTAAGCGTGCACTTAAAGAGACCGATGGAAATATCTTGGTGTTCCTACCCGGTAAGGGTGAGATTAACGCATGCCATGACGCGCTTCGCAAGATACGGCATATCGACCTTATCCCGCTACACGGTGATCTACCACCCGATGCACAGGACAAAGCATTTGATAACATGCAATCCCAACGCCGCGTCATTCTTGCGACTAACGTCGCTGAGACCTCAATTACACTTCCCGGCATCACCGCCGTTGTCGATACCGGTTTAGTGCGCCAACGTATTCATCAAAACCGACGTATCGTCCTCGCGCTATGTCCTATCTCGCAAGCCTCAGCCGAACAACGCCGCGGACGCGCCGGTCGTCTCGAACCGGGAACCTGCTATAGACTCTGGGAGGAACACGGTCAACTTGAGCAGGAAACGCTGCCAGAAATTCGACGGGAGGACTTGACGCAATTTGTGCTCACTGTCGCTGCAACGGGTTACCGTCCCCAAGATTTGACGTTTCTCGATGCACCGCCCGACTTCGCCGTGGAACGCGCACAAACTGCCCTGAAAAGCTGGGGTGTTCTCTCAGACGCTGGCACACTCACAACGGAAGGCGCGAAAATCTGCGCCCTACCTGTTAATCCACTTCATGCACGCTTATTGGTAAAAGCACCATCTTCTCTGCGACGCGATCTGATTGATCTGATTGCCACGTTGGAACGTCCGGCACCGTTATGGCAGCGCATCGACCGTGTGCCACCTGAACAGCAGGACACAATTCGAGAAGCCCGCCAAAAAGAACTTTTTCGCGATAGTTGTGATGCCACGACAGCAATCCGAACGCTGCGACACGGCGACAACAAACGGCATCATCTTCATAAAACTGCCCTTGCAGAATGCCGCAGAATCGCGACGCAGCTGAGAGACTTCTTCGAGTTACCACCTATAATGAAAGATAAAACACCCGCACAACCCGACCGCGCAGCACTAATCGCCTACCTCTTAAGGGAGTGGGACGCTTGCGCTTACGTCCGAAGAAGAAAAGGGAAGGGATGGGGAAATGGACAGGAGGAAGTCTTGCTCGATTCAGATTCACTTTTATCGGAAGAGCGGCACGCTGCCTTGATTCTGGAAACCCTCGGTATCGCAAAAGGCGCGCGCGTGCAATTGATGGGACGGACTGCTATGCCTTGCTCATTTGACGACTTGGTCAACGCTGGAATCGGAACGACGCAACTTACTGCGCCGAGACTGGAAGGCGAAGACATTGTCGCAGAGGTGGTAACTGAATACGTAGGACGCGAGATCGGACGCAGCCGCCAACCGTTGCGTGGCACATTGCTGAGAGACGCGTTGGCATCCCTTATTCTCTCTGGTTCCCTACTCTCGGAAGTCGGTGAGCAACTCACCCGCGCGATTGACGCTTGGAGACTTCACTGCGCGCTCAATCCTGATATAGAGACACCCGAAACAGCGGATTTGACCCCACACACGTGGTTAAGTTCACAGCTCAATGTTTTGGGTGTAGAGGTCGCTGAGGACTGGCAACTTCTCTCACCAGAGGATTTGGTCTTTACTGAGATAGACCCCAACACTATCACTGAAATTGAGGCGCAGTATCCGAAAGAATTTTCTGTTAACGGTGCTAAATTCGACGTGGAATATGATCCGGCGCAAAAATTGGTCACGCTGCGATGGCAGCGCGGCATTCGACAACCGACGCTGAGTACAGTCCTACTGCCGCGCTGGAATAATTGGAAAGTGCAAGTTGATATCCGGGGGCAGCTACGGACGGTGCGTCCTGTTTCTTAA
- a CDS encoding tetratricopeptide repeat protein codes for MLYQKFLKQIKRKKQKTYHLFALITFTGLFFCQHLAHSQQYVIVDSENGDRLTGIWRGATDTHFEIEYQGQILRLSFMGHTITVTSEIANVQDRTAAKYYRNGLTLLELEHPELAQKRFEAAIEEFPRYPAAHYQLGLLYKANGDNTNVLKRFRSVAILDAVNFDLVPHFQELGNAALVSEAYAEAVDNYQLILKYYPEHASVPELSYITGFLLVEELEAYSEGLPVLKSAIEQYPNLSSHEKALFLIGKVQAKIGQLENALHTLQGFVMRYPVSEWVYEAHLIRAEVNLKLGRTAEAGNQASQVLEESADETIREHAKRILDQTRWKVYTVADGLPDNHVQAIAFDDMQLWVGTPNGVMLFETAFNNWIPIPDDLPQLINSSTAKVPDVQAIAVNSEEVWVGTRSQGAIHYNKLTREIQMYPPSAPIDFPAWVKDIKMDDSEIWFATDEGVVRKIRGTVDPLFVYNKRQSFIPADDIETLLLMPTTVWGASAKGDIVAFDREDEEWDPLYRSTEIQEGTTIVGFDTAEDQMLFTWYNAAEKTNGYFRADLDGLNGKSTTLHTGVEDEKDLRNIYIRGILDKTPVVTEVNEILPVETPDPPTSEFSPETEALASEEEAPLPPPPPTPLVLWIATNDLFYTHHTRSSDDWEYTTTPQIVSGELIIHALIVVNNRAWIATNNGLATVSVQ; via the coding sequence ATGCTGTACCAAAAATTCCTAAAACAGATAAAAAGAAAAAAACAAAAAACTTACCACCTCTTTGCCTTAATAACGTTTACCGGGTTGTTTTTCTGCCAACATTTGGCACATAGTCAGCAATACGTCATCGTTGACAGCGAAAACGGCGATAGACTCACCGGTATTTGGCGCGGTGCCACTGATACTCACTTTGAAATTGAATACCAAGGACAAATTTTAAGACTCTCATTCATGGGACATACCATTACGGTCACATCCGAGATAGCGAATGTCCAGGATCGCACGGCTGCGAAGTATTATCGCAATGGACTCACACTGTTGGAGTTAGAGCACCCGGAATTAGCACAAAAGCGCTTTGAAGCCGCTATTGAAGAGTTCCCGCGGTATCCGGCTGCACACTATCAACTCGGCTTGCTTTACAAGGCAAATGGCGACAATACAAATGTGTTGAAACGCTTCCGTTCTGTGGCAATCCTTGATGCGGTGAATTTTGACTTGGTGCCACATTTTCAGGAACTTGGAAACGCTGCCCTCGTCAGTGAGGCTTATGCGGAAGCCGTAGATAACTATCAACTGATCCTAAAGTATTATCCAGAACATGCGTCTGTACCGGAATTGAGTTATATCACTGGGTTCCTGCTCGTTGAGGAATTAGAGGCGTATAGTGAAGGGCTGCCTGTTCTGAAGTCGGCAATTGAACAGTACCCGAACCTGTCATCCCATGAAAAAGCACTTTTTCTCATTGGAAAAGTGCAGGCAAAAATCGGTCAGTTGGAAAATGCGCTTCATACTTTACAAGGATTTGTTATGCGCTACCCAGTAAGCGAATGGGTTTATGAGGCACATCTCATCCGTGCTGAGGTCAACTTGAAATTGGGTAGAACGGCAGAAGCTGGGAATCAAGCATCTCAGGTCCTTGAGGAGAGCGCGGATGAGACGATAAGGGAACACGCAAAACGGATTTTGGATCAGACGCGATGGAAGGTTTACACAGTGGCGGATGGTCTCCCCGACAACCATGTCCAGGCGATCGCTTTTGATGATATGCAGTTATGGGTGGGTACCCCAAACGGTGTGATGCTATTTGAGACTGCCTTCAATAATTGGATACCGATTCCAGACGACCTGCCGCAACTGATTAACAGTTCGACGGCAAAGGTTCCAGATGTGCAAGCCATTGCGGTGAACTCAGAAGAGGTATGGGTCGGCACGCGTTCTCAAGGCGCGATTCATTACAACAAGTTAACGCGCGAAATCCAGATGTATCCTCCAAGTGCCCCGATTGATTTCCCTGCTTGGGTCAAGGACATCAAGATGGATGACAGTGAGATATGGTTTGCTACCGATGAAGGTGTTGTTCGTAAAATTCGGGGTACAGTTGATCCGCTGTTTGTTTACAACAAGCGACAAAGTTTCATTCCGGCAGATGACATTGAAACCTTGTTATTGATGCCTACAACCGTCTGGGGTGCCTCGGCGAAAGGAGACATCGTAGCATTTGACCGAGAAGACGAGGAATGGGATCCCCTCTATCGTTCTACTGAAATCCAAGAAGGCACGACGATCGTTGGCTTTGATACTGCAGAAGATCAGATGCTTTTTACATGGTATAATGCCGCTGAAAAGACTAACGGTTATTTTCGGGCAGATTTGGATGGACTGAACGGAAAATCAACGACGCTTCACACGGGTGTAGAGGATGAGAAGGACTTAAGAAACATTTACATCAGAGGGATTTTGGACAAGACCCCGGTAGTCACGGAGGTAAATGAGATACTGCCTGTAGAAACACCGGATCCACCAACATCCGAATTTTCTCCCGAAACAGAAGCGTTAGCATCGGAGGAGGAAGCCCCGCTACCGCCACCACCGCCTACGCCTTTAGTGCTGTGGATAGCGACGAATGATCTCTTTTACACGCATCACACGCGTTCTTCTGATGACTGGGAGTATACAACGACTCCACAAATAGTGTCGGGTGAATTAATAATACATGCGCTTATCGTCGTAAACAATAGGGCATGGATAGCGACTAACAACGGTTTAGCAACAGTGAGCGTCCAATGA
- the fdhD gene encoding formate dehydrogenase accessory sulfurtransferase FdhD yields the protein MQPTSTKLITRWAAAEPMRVEDELVVEEPLEIRVGQQSVIVVMRTPGHDFELAAGFLYTESLITSGDDIEIIAYCDEDVTETQDGGLSSLENIVNVQLTEELDLDTQSGWQRNFHANASCGLCGKMTIESVRQQVSPLNSGFHINQAVLYQLNDRLRTAQSVFEKTGGLHAAGLFDETGELLILREDIGRHNAVDKVIGQALLSDLVPLERYILMVSGRASFEIVQKALFARIPVVVAVSAASTLAVDLAQEGNLTLIGFMRGQSMAVYTCPERVLRES from the coding sequence ATGCAACCGACATCCACAAAACTTATTACGCGCTGGGCAGCTGCGGAACCTATGCGGGTCGAAGATGAATTGGTTGTTGAAGAGCCGCTTGAGATCCGGGTCGGACAGCAGAGTGTAATCGTTGTGATGCGAACTCCGGGGCACGATTTTGAACTCGCGGCGGGTTTCCTTTATACAGAAAGCCTCATAACTTCCGGCGATGACATTGAAATTATTGCCTATTGCGATGAAGATGTTACGGAGACACAGGATGGCGGTTTGTCGTCATTGGAGAACATAGTCAATGTTCAACTCACAGAAGAACTGGATCTTGATACGCAATCGGGTTGGCAGCGCAACTTTCACGCGAATGCAAGCTGCGGACTCTGTGGTAAGATGACAATAGAATCTGTGAGGCAACAGGTGTCGCCTCTGAATTCAGGGTTCCATATAAATCAAGCGGTGCTCTATCAACTTAATGACCGATTAAGGACGGCACAATCGGTTTTTGAAAAGACAGGGGGGCTTCACGCCGCTGGGTTGTTTGATGAGACAGGCGAACTCCTGATTCTTAGAGAAGATATAGGTAGGCACAACGCTGTCGATAAAGTTATTGGTCAAGCGTTACTGTCTGATTTGGTGCCGCTTGAGCGGTATATTTTGATGGTGAGCGGTCGCGCGAGTTTTGAAATTGTCCAGAAGGCACTCTTTGCTCGCATTCCGGTTGTCGTTGCTGTTTCTGCCGCATCTACACTTGCGGTTGACCTTGCGCAAGAAGGAAACCTGACGCTGATCGGTTTCATGCGGGGACAGAGTATGGCGGTCTATACTTGCCCGGAGCGTGTTCTCCGTGAGTCTTGA
- a CDS encoding zinc-binding dehydrogenase: MRRTGRAVVAHGKDFEIREYPVPEPEPNTILLRQELAGICGTDLHNWQNGFQQEVLLGHENVGIIEGLGEGVETDYVGKPVKEGDRVIFAPGTNYGAYGFQWNPDEGPHFRGGFADYMYLNYPNTCFMKTDASPEVAVLTEPFTVGVHAAMRGEIKLGDTVVVQGSGAIGLVTLACAKLSGAAKAIMVGGPAGRLELAKRLGADVTIDIEEVTSVEERTELVRAETPRGEGADVVFECAGFLPATPEGLGYTRRSGTFVEVGHFVDMGSIDFNINQLLMRKNLRVEAIWGSSYEHFVRGLPLLEQSGLPFADMISHQLPLSQVEDGFKALDGGYRINGETAIKIAVRAEE, translated from the coding sequence ATGCGTCGGACGGGGAGAGCCGTGGTTGCGCACGGCAAAGATTTTGAGATTCGTGAATATCCGGTCCCAGAACCTGAACCGAATACGATATTACTCCGTCAGGAACTTGCAGGTATCTGTGGGACGGACCTGCATAACTGGCAGAACGGTTTCCAACAAGAAGTTTTGTTGGGTCATGAAAACGTCGGTATTATTGAGGGACTCGGTGAAGGTGTAGAGACCGATTATGTAGGGAAACCTGTTAAAGAGGGTGACCGAGTTATTTTTGCACCGGGAACCAACTACGGTGCTTACGGATTTCAGTGGAACCCCGACGAGGGACCACACTTTCGCGGCGGGTTTGCGGATTATATGTATCTCAACTATCCGAATACCTGTTTTATGAAAACCGACGCTTCTCCTGAGGTTGCAGTGCTCACGGAACCGTTTACTGTTGGTGTTCATGCCGCGATGCGCGGTGAAATCAAACTCGGCGATACCGTTGTCGTGCAGGGTTCCGGTGCTATTGGACTCGTAACGCTTGCGTGTGCAAAATTGAGCGGTGCCGCGAAAGCGATTATGGTCGGTGGACCCGCCGGACGATTGGAACTTGCGAAACGGCTCGGTGCGGACGTGACGATTGATATTGAAGAAGTCACCTCTGTTGAAGAGCGGACGGAACTTGTGAGAGCTGAAACGCCGCGTGGGGAAGGTGCGGACGTTGTTTTTGAATGTGCAGGTTTTCTCCCGGCTACGCCAGAAGGGTTGGGTTACACCCGACGCAGCGGTACTTTTGTTGAGGTCGGTCACTTCGTGGATATGGGGTCAATTGACTTCAACATTAACCAGTTGCTGATGCGTAAAAACCTTCGGGTCGAAGCGATCTGGGGGAGTAGTTACGAACACTTCGTTCGCGGTTTGCCCCTCCTTGAACAGAGCGGACTGCCTTTTGCCGACATGATTAGTCACCAGCTGCCACTTTCACAGGTTGAAGACGGTTTTAAAGCACTTGATGGTGGGTATCGTATTAACGGTGAAACAGCGATTAAAATAGCGGTTCGGGCTGAAGAATAG